A window of the Branchiibius hedensis genome harbors these coding sequences:
- a CDS encoding MFS transporter produces MRGSAKLGVLRHRQFRWFFASGVTNTLGSMMTPIALAFAVLSIDNSAGALAKVLAVEMTANIIFVLFGGVVSDRLPRRLVLQTCRIAMAIVLGALAALMFTGHATIGWFMLLGGLAGGISAFSMPALQGIVPQLVPAGELQEANALMSFVRNGSNFLGPALGSALVVAGGPQWAFVIDALTFVASSLLLLPVSLPPPAKGATSFIADLRTGWGEFRSRTWLWVIVLAFSVLNAIQSGAIGVLGPVIAKNHDSLGIKGWGLVLSAEAVGMLLMSLVLLRIRLNRPLLSGMLGISLFSVVILMLGLDPMTIPLMAVAFIGGAGIETFGTGWNVAMMQNVPGDVLSRVVSYDMLGSFVAMPVGMLLFGWLATVAPTETVLVVAGIVYAAVALSTLLVPSVRNLRQRSDESATQAALSLPD; encoded by the coding sequence GTGAGGGGCAGCGCAAAACTCGGCGTACTGCGACATCGGCAGTTCCGCTGGTTCTTCGCCTCGGGGGTGACCAACACCCTCGGCAGCATGATGACGCCGATCGCGCTGGCGTTCGCGGTGCTGTCGATCGACAACTCGGCGGGTGCACTGGCGAAGGTGCTGGCGGTGGAGATGACCGCCAACATCATCTTCGTTCTGTTCGGGGGAGTCGTCTCCGACCGGCTGCCGCGGCGTCTGGTGCTGCAGACCTGCCGGATCGCGATGGCCATCGTGCTGGGTGCCCTGGCGGCACTGATGTTCACCGGGCACGCGACCATCGGCTGGTTCATGCTGCTGGGCGGACTTGCCGGCGGCATCAGCGCCTTCTCGATGCCTGCACTGCAGGGGATCGTCCCGCAACTGGTGCCCGCAGGAGAGCTGCAGGAAGCCAACGCGCTGATGTCCTTCGTGCGCAACGGGTCCAACTTCCTCGGCCCAGCGCTCGGCAGTGCTCTGGTCGTGGCGGGCGGTCCGCAGTGGGCGTTCGTGATCGACGCGCTGACCTTCGTGGCCAGCAGCCTGCTGTTGCTCCCGGTGAGCCTGCCGCCACCGGCCAAGGGCGCCACCAGCTTCATCGCCGACCTGCGCACCGGGTGGGGTGAGTTCCGCTCTCGCACCTGGCTGTGGGTGATCGTGCTGGCGTTCTCCGTCCTCAACGCCATCCAGTCCGGTGCCATCGGGGTGCTGGGCCCGGTCATCGCCAAGAACCACGACTCGCTGGGGATCAAAGGCTGGGGTCTGGTCCTGAGTGCCGAAGCTGTCGGCATGTTGCTGATGTCGTTGGTGCTGTTGAGGATTCGGCTGAACCGGCCGCTGCTCAGCGGCATGCTCGGCATCAGTCTCTTCAGCGTTGTCATCCTGATGCTCGGGCTGGACCCGATGACGATCCCGTTGATGGCGGTCGCCTTCATCGGCGGAGCGGGGATCGAGACCTTCGGCACCGGCTGGAACGTGGCGATGATGCAGAACGTGCCGGGCGACGTACTCTCCCGGGTCGTCAGCTACGACATGCTCGGCTCGTTCGTTGCGATGCCGGTCGGCATGTTGCTCTTCGGCTGGTTGGCGACGGTCGCGCCGACCGAAACCGTCCTGGTCGTCGCCGGAATCGTCTATGCCGCAGTGGCGCTGAGCACGCTGCTGGTGCCGTCGGTGCGAAACCTTCGCCAGCGCAGCGACGAGTCAGCCACGCAAGCCGCGCTCAGCCTGCCAGACTGA
- a CDS encoding acyl-CoA thioesterase: MPEVSQPEAPRHALSMTVLMTPQYANFSGNVHGGHILKMLDEVAYACASKYARQYVVTLSVDRVVFREPIHVGELVTFDAGINYVGRTSMEVGIRVTTENVATQSIRHTNTCYFTMVALDADRRPIAVPPFEPVSEVEKRRWNDALRRRRITQDVEQALDQSTTP; the protein is encoded by the coding sequence ATGCCCGAAGTGAGCCAGCCCGAAGCGCCGCGACATGCGTTGTCGATGACGGTGCTGATGACTCCGCAGTACGCCAACTTCAGCGGCAACGTGCACGGCGGCCACATCCTCAAGATGCTCGACGAGGTCGCCTATGCGTGCGCGAGCAAATACGCGCGGCAGTACGTGGTCACGTTGTCGGTCGATCGGGTGGTCTTCCGCGAACCGATCCACGTGGGTGAACTCGTCACCTTCGACGCCGGGATCAACTACGTCGGTCGCACCTCAATGGAGGTCGGCATCCGGGTGACCACGGAAAACGTTGCGACACAGAGCATCCGGCACACGAACACCTGCTACTTCACGATGGTGGCGCTGGACGCGGACAGGCGACCGATCGCCGTACCGCCCTTCGAGCCGGTCAGCGAGGTCGAGAAGCGGCGCTGGAACGACGCGCTCCGCCGCCGCCGCATCACTCAGGACGTGGAGCAGGCGCTCGATCAGTCGACCACGCCGTAA
- a CDS encoding fasciclin domain-containing protein: MQKRHLVPVAVAITLAVPALAVAPASADSAPASAQSKAAAPAGSRSLAAYLTAGGVGFDNNPFDYDIVTAAVLAVVKAKPSSPVALLAQGNVPLTAFLPEDFAFRNLVHDLTGKWVRSEQQVFNVVGSLGIDTIEQILEYHVVPGKTIDALTALRSDNAVLPTALAGKTFTVDVLKPLPLIRLKDNDPNAADPYVNLFQLNLNYGNKQIAHGITAVLRPADL, translated from the coding sequence ATGCAAAAGCGTCATCTCGTACCTGTTGCCGTTGCTATCACCCTTGCGGTCCCGGCCCTCGCGGTCGCTCCGGCTTCGGCCGATTCGGCTCCGGCTTCGGCACAGAGCAAGGCCGCCGCACCCGCCGGCAGCCGCAGCCTTGCGGCCTATCTGACCGCGGGCGGCGTCGGTTTCGACAACAACCCGTTCGACTACGACATCGTGACGGCTGCGGTCCTTGCCGTGGTCAAGGCCAAACCGAGCAGTCCCGTTGCCCTGCTGGCGCAAGGGAATGTGCCGCTGACGGCGTTCCTCCCGGAGGACTTCGCCTTCCGGAACCTGGTCCATGATCTGACCGGCAAATGGGTGCGTTCCGAGCAGCAGGTCTTCAACGTCGTGGGCAGCCTCGGAATCGACACGATCGAGCAGATCCTGGAGTACCACGTCGTGCCGGGGAAGACGATCGATGCGTTGACGGCGCTGCGCTCGGACAACGCGGTCCTGCCCACGGCGCTGGCCGGTAAGACGTTCACCGTCGATGTGCTCAAGCCCTTGCCGTTGATCCGGCTGAAAGACAACGACCCGAACGCGGCTGACCCGTACGTCAACCTCTTCCAACTCAATCTCAACTACGGCAACAAGCAGATCGCCCATGGCATCACCGCGGTGTTGCGTCCGGCAGACCTCTGA
- a CDS encoding SMP-30/gluconolactonase/LRE family protein yields the protein MRAEPVGPPQAFHAEGPVWWPEWDSGFGRDGFSALKYVDLLAGDVLTLSPSGSVSRVHVGRVAAALRPRSLGGAVVATERGFSLGRSSALVDLAPMPDLWADPGLRFNDGGCDPDGNFYCGTMAYSQAPGAGTLWRLGTDGAARAVLEGVTISNGLCWSPEGEFAYYNDTPTGQVDVFDWSSAGGLTRRRRFVSVGGFPDGLCVDEQGGVWVALYGGSAVHRYTAAGVLDEVVELPVTNVTACTFGGVDLRTLFITTTRENVPDGEQPLAGAVFTYRPGVGGIATRPYAA from the coding sequence GTGCGCGCCGAACCCGTCGGGCCACCGCAGGCGTTCCACGCCGAGGGTCCGGTGTGGTGGCCGGAGTGGGATTCGGGCTTCGGGCGGGATGGGTTTTCTGCCCTCAAGTACGTCGACCTGCTGGCCGGCGACGTCCTCACCCTTTCGCCGTCCGGGTCGGTGTCCCGTGTCCACGTGGGTCGCGTAGCCGCAGCACTGCGACCGCGATCGCTGGGTGGGGCGGTCGTGGCGACGGAACGCGGATTCAGTCTGGGGCGGTCCTCGGCACTGGTGGATCTCGCACCGATGCCTGATCTGTGGGCCGACCCCGGCCTGCGCTTCAACGACGGCGGCTGCGACCCGGACGGCAACTTCTACTGCGGCACGATGGCCTACTCGCAGGCTCCCGGAGCAGGCACGCTGTGGCGATTGGGTACCGATGGGGCCGCGCGCGCCGTACTCGAAGGGGTCACGATCTCCAACGGGTTGTGCTGGTCCCCGGAGGGCGAATTCGCTTACTACAACGACACTCCCACCGGTCAGGTCGACGTGTTCGACTGGTCCTCGGCTGGTGGGCTCACCCGACGTCGGCGGTTCGTGTCGGTCGGTGGCTTCCCGGACGGCTTGTGCGTCGATGAGCAAGGCGGCGTGTGGGTCGCGCTCTACGGCGGCTCGGCAGTGCACCGTTATACAGCCGCTGGTGTGCTGGACGAGGTCGTCGAACTTCCGGTCACCAATGTCACGGCGTGCACGTTCGGCGGCGTCGACCTGCGCACGTTGTTCATCACCACGACCCGCGAGAACGTGCCCGATGGTGAGCAGCCCCTGGCCGGAGCGGTTTTCACCTACCGGCCCGGCGTCGGCGGCATCGCGACGCGCCCCTACGCCGCCTGA
- a CDS encoding DUF6629 family protein, translating to MCFNATASFVGAGIVLTAGVGTLALVRDKKQIPFACLPLIFGAHQFMEGVTWLKLDNQARHGQVQCLTGYDVHLWVLIAWALFPLIVPWSVWFMEPNPKRRKLLLFPSWVGTILFAYMMYQVVQPAIQVSVNGGNLDYVLPGFSPGTLAYPYVFATCIAPAMSSYRYVIVVGVGNFIAMAIAAWMNVNDYASIWCTFAAFLSIIIFLHFLNQRRAAQRTPDPSPPRDPVGAT from the coding sequence ATGTGCTTCAACGCAACGGCAAGTTTTGTTGGTGCAGGAATTGTGCTGACAGCCGGGGTCGGCACATTGGCCCTGGTCCGGGACAAGAAGCAGATTCCCTTCGCGTGCCTGCCGCTGATCTTCGGCGCGCACCAGTTCATGGAAGGCGTCACGTGGTTGAAGTTGGACAACCAGGCGCGCCACGGTCAGGTGCAGTGCCTGACCGGCTATGACGTGCACCTGTGGGTACTGATCGCCTGGGCGCTCTTCCCGCTGATCGTGCCCTGGTCGGTGTGGTTCATGGAACCGAACCCGAAGCGGCGAAAACTGCTGTTGTTCCCCTCGTGGGTGGGCACGATCCTTTTCGCCTACATGATGTATCAAGTCGTGCAGCCAGCCATCCAAGTGTCGGTGAACGGCGGCAACCTCGATTATGTGCTGCCGGGATTCAGTCCCGGGACACTCGCCTATCCCTACGTTTTCGCCACGTGTATCGCACCGGCGATGAGCAGCTATCGCTACGTGATCGTCGTGGGTGTCGGTAATTTCATCGCGATGGCCATCGCCGCATGGATGAACGTCAACGATTACGCCTCGATCTGGTGCACCTTCGCGGCCTTCTTGAGCATCATCATCTTCCTGCACTTCCTCAACCAGCGGCGTGCTGCGCAGCGCACGCCGGATCCAAGTCCGCCGCGGGACCCGGTCGGAGCGACCTGA
- the tadA gene encoding tRNA adenosine(34) deaminase TadA, translated as MSPYADWLGLALDQARVALTTDDVPVGAVIVDAGGGVIGVGPNRRVADADPLAHAEIVAIRAAAATLGHYRLDDCTIAVTLEPCLMCAGAIMQSRISHIVFGAWDPKAGACGSAWDVIAQNPSPHRVDAVGGIRQAECAQILTDFFRARRR; from the coding sequence GTGTCGCCGTACGCCGATTGGCTGGGTCTCGCATTGGACCAGGCTCGCGTCGCGCTCACCACCGATGACGTCCCGGTGGGCGCGGTCATCGTCGACGCCGGCGGTGGCGTCATCGGAGTGGGCCCGAATCGCCGTGTGGCAGACGCGGATCCGCTGGCGCATGCCGAGATCGTTGCGATCCGGGCAGCGGCTGCGACACTGGGGCATTACCGGCTCGATGACTGCACGATCGCGGTCACGCTCGAACCATGCCTGATGTGCGCCGGGGCGATCATGCAGTCGCGGATCTCGCACATCGTCTTCGGTGCGTGGGATCCCAAGGCCGGCGCGTGTGGCAGCGCCTGGGACGTCATCGCGCAGAACCCGTCACCGCACCGGGTGGACGCAGTCGGTGGGATCCGGCAGGCCGAGTGCGCGCAGATTCTCACCGATTTCTTCCGCGCGCGGCGCAGGTGA
- a CDS encoding anti-sigma factor, translating to MQATVDLARRTPAEVEWIAPPASVLPAIRAQTASGKRRSWPRRLAVAAAVAAVGVVIGLGAGRLFWGDTPGSTTVSQVALDALDTGQQGGSAQLIDSRSGMALRIDTTKPLDAGSGYLQVWLLNTDGKRMVPVGVLRGEGVETFPMSASLVKSGYLIVDISQEQYDNNPAHSGDSLLRGKLSA from the coding sequence TTGCAGGCGACGGTCGACCTGGCGCGGCGGACGCCAGCTGAGGTGGAGTGGATCGCGCCGCCGGCGTCGGTGTTGCCGGCGATCCGGGCGCAGACTGCTTCAGGCAAGCGTCGGTCGTGGCCGCGCAGACTGGCCGTGGCGGCTGCGGTTGCCGCGGTGGGCGTCGTGATCGGGTTGGGCGCGGGACGGTTGTTCTGGGGAGACACCCCGGGGTCGACGACGGTCAGCCAAGTCGCCTTGGACGCCTTGGACACCGGGCAGCAGGGTGGCTCGGCCCAACTCATCGACTCCCGCTCCGGGATGGCCCTGCGCATCGACACGACCAAGCCGTTGGACGCCGGCAGTGGATATCTGCAGGTGTGGCTGCTCAACACCGACGGCAAACGCATGGTCCCGGTGGGTGTGTTGCGGGGTGAGGGCGTCGAGACCTTCCCGATGAGCGCGAGTCTGGTGAAGAGTGGCTATCTGATCGTGGACATTTCCCAGGAGCAGTACGACAACAACCCGGCGCACTCCGGGGACAGTCTGTTGAGAGGCAAGCTGAGTGCGTAG
- a CDS encoding RNA polymerase sigma factor — MSAEGDSLADADLSARLVAGDPDALAEMFNRWGALVHTIARRALEDAQDAEDVTQQVFLSAWRSRHTLVPGRGSPAAWLVAITKHRIADLRHQRHRARRDLDAAVVDASDPQVDDADLADRLFLLHEVERLGDPRAVILRLAIIEDRPYAEISERLGIPLGTVKSHVRRGLLELRRRLKESSDGSPWRRSVSRLRARRVHRRAAGTRRGVRTVPSDRCGVAGDGRPGAADAS; from the coding sequence GTGTCGGCAGAGGGGGACTCGCTCGCGGACGCCGACCTGTCCGCACGGTTGGTGGCCGGGGATCCGGACGCGCTGGCCGAGATGTTCAACCGGTGGGGAGCGCTGGTGCACACCATTGCTCGCCGGGCACTCGAGGATGCCCAGGACGCCGAGGACGTAACCCAGCAGGTGTTCTTGTCGGCGTGGCGCAGCCGGCACACGCTGGTCCCCGGACGCGGCTCACCGGCCGCCTGGCTGGTGGCGATCACCAAACATCGGATCGCCGATCTGCGCCACCAGCGACACCGTGCCCGGCGCGATCTGGACGCGGCGGTTGTCGATGCATCCGACCCGCAGGTCGACGACGCGGACCTGGCTGATCGGTTGTTCCTGCTGCACGAGGTAGAGCGTCTGGGAGATCCGCGAGCAGTGATCCTGCGGTTGGCGATCATCGAGGATCGGCCGTACGCCGAGATCAGTGAACGGCTCGGGATCCCGCTGGGTACGGTCAAGAGTCACGTCCGACGCGGATTGCTCGAACTACGCAGGCGGCTGAAGGAGAGTAGCGATGGCTCACCCTGGCGACGAAGCGTTAGCCGCCTTCGCGCTCGGCGAGTCCATCGACGGGCTGCCGGAACACGTCGCGGCGTGCGAACAGTGCCGAGCGACCGTTGCGGAGTTGCAGGCGACGGTCGACCTGGCGCGGCGGACGCCAGCTGA
- the def gene encoding peptide deformylase encodes MAVRPITIIGHKALHQPTKKVREVTPEIRTLVADMFDTMDAANGVGLAANQVGVRWRIFVFDCEDGDDVQHRGVVINPVLEKGAVPPGDPDPREGLEGCLSVPGEHYPTARSDWARVTGTDLDGNPVVLESTGGTLARALQHETDHLDGHLYVERLSPRYRDEARRDIKRRAWAERGLSKWDPAAGEAEDV; translated from the coding sequence ATGGCAGTCCGGCCCATCACGATTATCGGGCACAAGGCGTTGCACCAACCGACCAAGAAGGTCCGCGAAGTCACTCCGGAGATTCGCACCTTGGTCGCCGACATGTTCGACACCATGGACGCCGCCAACGGAGTCGGGCTCGCCGCCAACCAGGTCGGCGTGCGCTGGCGGATCTTCGTCTTCGACTGTGAGGACGGTGACGACGTGCAGCATCGCGGCGTCGTGATCAACCCCGTGCTGGAGAAGGGCGCTGTGCCGCCCGGCGATCCCGACCCGCGCGAAGGTCTCGAAGGATGCCTGTCGGTGCCCGGTGAGCACTACCCCACAGCTCGCTCGGACTGGGCGCGGGTGACCGGCACCGACCTCGATGGGAATCCCGTCGTGCTCGAGTCGACCGGTGGCACGCTGGCGAGGGCGTTGCAGCACGAAACCGACCACCTCGACGGCCACCTCTACGTCGAACGTCTCTCGCCCCGCTACCGCGACGAAGCGCGACGGGACATCAAACGGCGTGCGTGGGCCGAGCGCGGTCTGTCCAAATGGGACCCGGCGGCCGGCGAAGCCGAGGACGTCTGA
- a CDS encoding crotonase/enoyl-CoA hydratase family protein encodes MSDYETLDYSVVDGICTLTLNRPEQLNSFTVTMANELVDAFTRASTDDETRVVVVTGAGRAFCAGMDLTKEGNVFGLTPGLAPTVQDLTERLDDPVIFEGVRDTGGRVSLAIYACTKPVIAAINGAAVGIGATMTLPMDIRLASTKARIGFVFGRLGIVPEATSSWFLPRIVGISRALEWTYAADILSPDEALAGGLVRSLHEPDQLLPAAYALARTFIDGRSPVGIALTRQMMYRNSAQPHPIEAHRIDSLAMYYTSFADGEEGVRAFLEKRDTEFTGRTSSDMPPFYPWQE; translated from the coding sequence GTGAGCGATTACGAAACCCTGGACTACAGCGTCGTGGACGGGATCTGCACGCTGACCCTCAACCGGCCCGAGCAGTTGAACTCCTTCACCGTCACGATGGCGAACGAGCTGGTCGACGCCTTCACCCGCGCCAGCACCGACGATGAGACCCGCGTCGTGGTGGTCACCGGCGCCGGCCGGGCGTTCTGCGCCGGCATGGACCTGACCAAGGAGGGCAACGTCTTCGGCCTCACCCCGGGGCTTGCGCCGACCGTGCAGGACCTGACCGAGCGCCTGGACGACCCGGTGATCTTCGAAGGTGTCCGCGACACCGGCGGCCGCGTCTCGCTGGCGATCTACGCGTGCACCAAACCCGTGATCGCCGCGATCAACGGCGCCGCCGTCGGCATCGGCGCGACCATGACGCTGCCGATGGACATCCGCCTGGCCTCCACCAAGGCGCGGATCGGATTCGTCTTCGGTCGCCTGGGGATCGTGCCCGAGGCCACCTCGTCGTGGTTCCTGCCGCGCATCGTGGGCATCTCCCGCGCCCTGGAATGGACGTACGCCGCGGACATCCTCTCCCCCGACGAAGCCTTGGCGGGTGGCTTGGTCCGCTCCCTGCACGAACCCGACCAACTGCTGCCCGCGGCGTACGCCCTGGCGCGCACGTTCATCGACGGCCGCTCGCCGGTCGGTATCGCGTTGACCCGGCAGATGATGTACCGCAACAGTGCGCAGCCGCACCCGATCGAAGCGCACCGGATCGACTCCCTGGCGATGTACTACACCAGTTTCGCCGACGGCGAGGAAGGCGTGCGCGCGTTCTTGGAGAAGCGCGACACCGAGTTCACCGGTCGCACGTCCAGCGACATGCCGCCGTTCTACCCCTGGCAGGAGTAG
- a CDS encoding small ribosomal subunit Rsm22 family protein, translating into MSDALEAATRGVPVAQLTAAVRRLSDRYRQESPASAPLMASAIDVVAYAAYRMPATYAACHAALSSLPTEVVVSSVLDLGGGTGAAAWAVDSLWPGARTTIAEQVPAARSLALDLAAGGPAVAAVPWRLGESLAVSADLVTASYVLSELTDVQQDSLVSVALSHARWAVLLIEPGTPGGYQRILRARSQVLQAGWQIAAPCPHALGCPLVAPDWCHFAVRVPRSSLHRQVKGGELSYEDEKFSYLLAVARDVAVPEPSARVLRHPVKRKGLVELTLCRPDGSAGREIVSKKQGPRYRAARDVDWGDNFV; encoded by the coding sequence TTGAGTGATGCCCTGGAGGCGGCAACCCGCGGGGTTCCGGTGGCGCAGTTGACCGCCGCCGTGCGCCGGTTGAGCGACCGCTACCGACAGGAGTCACCCGCGTCCGCGCCGCTGATGGCGTCCGCGATCGACGTCGTGGCCTACGCGGCGTACCGGATGCCCGCGACGTACGCCGCGTGCCACGCTGCGTTGTCTTCCCTGCCTACCGAGGTGGTCGTCTCGTCCGTCCTCGATCTCGGTGGCGGGACCGGCGCCGCGGCCTGGGCGGTGGACTCGCTCTGGCCTGGTGCGCGTACGACGATCGCTGAGCAGGTGCCCGCCGCTCGCTCGTTGGCGTTGGACTTGGCAGCCGGCGGCCCGGCGGTCGCGGCGGTGCCGTGGCGCTTGGGGGAGTCGCTCGCGGTGAGCGCGGACCTGGTGACGGCCTCCTACGTGCTATCGGAATTGACTGATGTGCAACAGGATTCGTTGGTTTCGGTGGCGTTGTCTCACGCCCGATGGGCCGTGCTGCTGATCGAGCCTGGGACGCCCGGTGGCTATCAACGGATCCTGCGGGCGCGCTCGCAGGTGCTGCAAGCCGGGTGGCAGATCGCGGCGCCGTGTCCGCATGCTCTGGGCTGCCCACTGGTCGCACCCGACTGGTGTCACTTCGCGGTGCGGGTGCCCCGATCGTCGCTACACCGGCAGGTCAAGGGCGGCGAGTTGTCCTACGAGGACGAGAAGTTCAGCTACCTGCTGGCCGTTGCGCGCGATGTCGCGGTGCCGGAGCCGTCGGCTCGCGTGCTGCGGCATCCGGTGAAACGCAAGGGCTTGGTGGAGTTGACGTTGTGCCGGCCGGACGGCTCTGCCGGTCGCGAGATCGTGTCGAAGAAGCAGGGACCTCGGTATCGCGCGGCTCGCGACGTGGACTGGGGCGACAACTTCGTCTGA
- the upp gene encoding uracil phosphoribosyltransferase has protein sequence MRVLVANHPLIAHKLTYLRDKETDSPTFRRLADELVTLLAYEATREVRVEPKDIVTPVAPTTGIKLSNPKPLVVPVLRAGLGMLDGMVRLLPSAEVGFLGMQRDEETLQAITYANRLPDVLTGRQCYVLDPMLATGGTLAMAIRYLAERGADDITAVTLLSAPEGIDAVAEELADLTIPITLVTGAVDERLNEHGYIVPGLGDAGDRLYGVVD, from the coding sequence ATGCGCGTCCTCGTCGCCAATCACCCGCTGATCGCCCACAAACTGACCTACTTGCGCGACAAGGAGACCGACAGCCCGACGTTCCGTCGGCTGGCCGACGAACTGGTCACGCTGCTGGCCTACGAAGCCACCCGCGAGGTGCGCGTCGAACCCAAGGACATCGTGACTCCGGTCGCCCCGACCACCGGGATCAAGCTGAGCAACCCCAAGCCGCTGGTCGTGCCGGTGTTGCGCGCCGGCCTGGGCATGCTCGATGGCATGGTGCGACTGCTGCCGTCGGCCGAGGTCGGCTTCCTGGGGATGCAGCGCGACGAGGAGACGTTGCAGGCGATCACCTACGCCAACCGGCTGCCCGATGTGCTGACCGGGCGGCAGTGTTACGTGCTCGACCCGATGCTGGCGACCGGCGGCACGCTGGCGATGGCGATCCGATACCTGGCCGAGCGCGGCGCGGACGACATCACTGCCGTGACGTTGCTGTCCGCGCCAGAAGGGATCGATGCCGTCGCGGAGGAGTTGGCCGACCTGACGATCCCGATCACGTTGGTGACCGGGGCGGTGGATGAGCGCCTCAACGAGCACGGCTACATCGTGCCGGGGCTGGGTGACGCGGGCGACCGGCTTTACGGCGTGGTCGACTGA
- a CDS encoding PH domain-containing protein: MSLVDPRAQRQLKDVLLPTEHVVVATHEHWSRWISMVGGILTAIVLTFLIDSLAPANWGGLVNVCWILLYTVIFYAMWQVLARRFDWFVATDKRLILRQGVLFRRTMMMPMGKVTDMSFVRSPLGRTLGYGTFIMESAGQDQALHRIEWVPQPQAVYQTLCNQIFTSHDPDDDPRPQFLADDPDITSPGIRPPELVPVTVRVRGDRATDSRPQARVPADRYDSTQVPVRRSPDYRPRPATEPKGSLRQRILRGPQPLETHEFSPEVQAWNVSREDAPPRQAVRNPWWDPSEPDERD, from the coding sequence ATGTCGCTCGTCGACCCGCGGGCCCAGCGCCAGCTGAAAGACGTCCTGCTACCCACCGAGCACGTGGTTGTCGCCACCCACGAACACTGGAGCCGCTGGATCAGCATGGTCGGCGGCATCCTGACCGCGATCGTGCTCACGTTCCTGATCGACAGCCTCGCGCCGGCCAATTGGGGCGGTCTGGTCAACGTCTGCTGGATCCTGCTCTACACCGTCATCTTCTACGCGATGTGGCAGGTCCTTGCTCGACGCTTCGACTGGTTCGTGGCGACCGACAAACGGTTGATCCTGCGCCAGGGTGTGTTGTTCCGGCGCACGATGATGATGCCGATGGGCAAGGTCACCGACATGTCGTTCGTCCGCTCACCGCTGGGCCGCACCCTGGGCTACGGCACCTTCATCATGGAGAGCGCCGGCCAGGACCAGGCCCTGCACCGCATCGAGTGGGTGCCGCAACCGCAGGCGGTCTATCAGACGTTGTGCAACCAGATCTTCACCTCCCACGACCCTGATGACGACCCGCGGCCGCAGTTCCTCGCCGACGATCCCGACATCACCAGCCCCGGGATCCGGCCGCCGGAACTCGTCCCGGTGACGGTTCGGGTGCGTGGCGACCGGGCGACGGACAGTCGGCCGCAGGCGCGCGTCCCTGCCGATCGTTACGACTCGACCCAGGTGCCCGTACGCCGATCGCCGGACTACCGACCCCGCCCCGCCACCGAGCCGAAGGGCTCACTGCGACAGCGAATCCTGCGCGGTCCGCAGCCGTTGGAGACACACGAGTTCAGCCCCGAGGTACAGGCGTGGAACGTCAGCCGCGAGGATGCCCCGCCGCGGCAGGCGGTGCGAAATCCTTGGTGGGACCCGAGCGAGCCCGACGAGCGTGATTGA
- a CDS encoding ArsR/SmtB family transcription factor, whose amino-acid sequence MSLGDAGDERQRSSLRAMAHPLRLRMLSLLTGAELSASEVARELEITQANASYHLRALVKAGYLIEAGTQKVRGGVAKKYRYIAGEMPADRRRHEPTEADFELWLAAHQAELRRRLLERSAAIFDADAEVWLDPGDWERARELVQQASLLVHQQAKPPRSEGTKRVNFMAILFEMTS is encoded by the coding sequence ATGTCTTTGGGAGATGCTGGCGACGAGCGGCAGCGATCGTCATTGCGCGCGATGGCTCATCCGCTGCGATTGCGGATGCTGTCGTTGCTCACCGGGGCCGAACTCAGTGCCAGCGAGGTCGCCCGAGAACTCGAGATCACCCAGGCCAACGCCAGCTACCACCTGAGAGCCCTCGTCAAAGCGGGTTATCTGATCGAGGCCGGCACACAGAAGGTCCGCGGTGGGGTGGCCAAGAAGTACCGCTATATCGCCGGTGAGATGCCGGCGGACCGTCGCCGCCACGAGCCGACCGAGGCAGACTTCGAACTCTGGCTCGCGGCACACCAGGCCGAGTTGCGGCGGCGGTTGCTGGAGCGCTCCGCGGCCATCTTCGACGCGGACGCCGAGGTATGGCTCGACCCCGGTGACTGGGAGCGCGCCCGCGAACTGGTGCAGCAGGCCTCGCTGTTGGTGCACCAGCAGGCCAAGCCGCCGCGCAGCGAGGGCACCAAGCGCGTCAACTTCATGGCGATCCTCTTCGAGATGACGTCGTGA